From the genome of Thiomicrorhabdus indica:
GTTCGTTTAACCAGTTTAGGAATTCGTCAAGTACCGACAGATCTCATTGAAGCTGGGCATGCATTTGGTGCGAGTCCCTTACAAATGCTCTTCAAGATCGAATTGCCCGTTGCTAAAGCCACCATCATGGCTGGGGTTAATCAGAACTTGATGCTATCGCTATCAATGGTAGTTATTGCATCGATGATTGCTGTTGGCGGGCTTGGACAAATGGTGCTTCGGGGTATTGGTCGTTTGGATATGGGATTAGCCGCAATTGGAGGCCTCGCAATTGTATTGCTCGCTATTATGCTTGACCGAATTACTCAAGCCATGGGGCAAGCTCCCAAACATGAGACAACGCATTGGTATCAACGTGAACCACTTTCATGGATTCTTAAAATCTTTCCTTCAAATCAAAACAGAGGATAACTCTAATGAAGAAAACAGACATCTTATTTACTTCTATTCTTGCTACAGCTATGACATCATCGTCTGCATTTGCTGCAAAAGTCACCCCATTCCAAAGTGCCATTGCTGAAGAAACTTTTCAAACGGAAATCGTGAACCGTGCACTCGAAGCTTTAGGACATAATGTAGGCAAAATTAATGAAGTGGACTATGCAGTTGCCTACAAACAAATTTCTCAAGAAGCCAACTCAGACGATATTAGCTTTATGGCAGTGAACTGGGCGCCTTTGCATGAAAATATGTATCAAAAAGCCGGTGGGGATAAGGTTTTCTACCGAAAAGGCGATTATATTGAAGGCTGTGCGCAAGGTTACTTGATTGACAAAAAAACCGCTGATAAACACAACATCAAATACATTAACGATTTGAAGAAACCAGAAATCGCCAAGCTATTTGATAACGATGGTGATGGCAAAGCAGACTTAGCAGGCTGTACACCTGGCTGGGGTTGTGAGAAAGTGATTGAGCACCAACTAGATGCTTATGGCCTTCGTGATACCGTCGAACATAACCAAGGCTCCTATTCTGCCGTTATTTCTGAAACGATTACTAATTACAAACAAGGTAAGCCTGTGGTTTATTACACTTGGACACCTTATTGGGTTTCAGGAATTTTAAAGCCTGGCAAAGACGTCACTTGGCTACAAGTGACGCATACTGCTCACCCCGTTACAAAAGATACCACACTACCTAATGGTGCTAACTATGGTTTTAATGTGAACTCTATGCGTATAGTGGCTAACA
Proteins encoded in this window:
- the proX gene encoding glycine betaine/L-proline ABC transporter substrate-binding protein ProX — translated: MKKTDILFTSILATAMTSSSAFAAKVTPFQSAIAEETFQTEIVNRALEALGHNVGKINEVDYAVAYKQISQEANSDDISFMAVNWAPLHENMYQKAGGDKVFYRKGDYIEGCAQGYLIDKKTADKHNIKYINDLKKPEIAKLFDNDGDGKADLAGCTPGWGCEKVIEHQLDAYGLRDTVEHNQGSYSAVISETITNYKQGKPVVYYTWTPYWVSGILKPGKDVTWLQVTHTAHPVTKDTTLPNGANYGFNVNSMRIVANKSVGEKHPEVAKLFSIMKLSVNDVSAQNQLIKDGQSQPSDIKRHVDSWIKANQRTFDGWISTAKAAK